Proteins from one Thioflavicoccus mobilis 8321 genomic window:
- a CDS encoding molybdopterin-dependent oxidoreductase, giving the protein MSRTVQATCPLCEACCGLLFTVEGGGVTRIRGDRDDPLSRGYMCAKGAALPELHEDPDRLRRPLRRTARGWEELDWSTALDLAADGLRAVKQARGPDAVAVYRGNPNAHNLGLLLFGHGVIRALGTRNVYSPTSMDQLPHMLVALRMYGHQLLMPVPDLDRTDFLLVVGANPLASNGSAMTSPAVGQRLRAIQRRGGRVVVIDPRRTRTAERADQHLFIRPGRDALLLAAMLQVIFAEGLERPGRLGAFVDGLDAVRAAVVPFTPSRVAGPTGITAETIVALARELAAAETAVVYGRIGTSVQAHGVTCQWLIQLLNLVTGNLDRPGGLMFTSPAVDPLGILRLSEPGTVGQWRSRVQGLPEFCGELPVAVLGEEIRTPGEGQVRALLTVAGNPALSMPGGPALDRALAGLDFMVSVDLYLNETTRHADIILPPLSPLEREHFDLVFNILAIRNVAKWSAPVLTPPAGALGDWEILSGLHRRLAEGRRQRAMAALLGRLGPRRLLALALQIEARGAGLLPFSGRLTFRRLEAAVHGVDLGPLEPRLPARLRTVEKRIDAAPAGFIADLARLDPFRQPSAAEGLDLQLIGRRSLLSNNSWMHNLPRLMAGADRCTLLMHPVDAAARGLSNGGLARVRSAYGVVEVPVEVTDAVMPGVVSLPHGFGHDHEGTRLSVAAARPGVNVNRLIDPRAIDPVGTTSVLTGTAVAVSALGRGRLSSSRRGHRA; this is encoded by the coding sequence ATGAGCCGCACGGTTCAAGCGACCTGCCCGCTTTGCGAGGCCTGCTGCGGCTTGCTTTTCACGGTGGAGGGGGGTGGGGTCACCCGCATACGAGGTGATCGCGACGATCCGTTGAGCCGCGGCTACATGTGTGCGAAGGGCGCGGCGCTGCCCGAACTCCACGAGGATCCGGATCGCCTGCGGCGGCCGCTTCGGCGTACGGCGAGGGGTTGGGAAGAGCTGGATTGGTCCACTGCGCTCGACCTGGCCGCGGACGGCCTGCGCGCTGTCAAGCAGGCCCGTGGTCCCGATGCCGTCGCCGTCTACCGTGGCAACCCCAACGCCCACAACCTGGGGCTGTTGCTCTTCGGTCACGGGGTCATCCGTGCCCTCGGCACGCGCAATGTCTACTCACCGACCTCGATGGACCAGCTCCCGCACATGCTCGTGGCGTTGCGGATGTACGGCCATCAGCTCCTGATGCCGGTGCCGGACCTCGATCGGACCGACTTCCTGCTGGTCGTGGGCGCCAATCCGCTGGCCTCGAACGGCTCGGCGATGACCTCGCCGGCGGTCGGGCAGCGTCTGCGGGCGATCCAGCGCCGCGGCGGTCGGGTGGTCGTCATCGATCCGCGGCGTACGCGCACGGCCGAACGCGCCGACCAGCACCTGTTCATCCGCCCGGGTCGCGATGCGCTGCTGTTGGCGGCGATGCTTCAGGTGATCTTCGCCGAGGGACTCGAGAGGCCGGGTCGGCTCGGCGCGTTCGTCGATGGGCTCGATGCCGTGCGCGCGGCCGTCGTGCCCTTCACCCCGTCGCGCGTGGCGGGACCGACCGGCATCACCGCCGAGACGATCGTTGCCCTGGCGCGCGAACTCGCGGCCGCAGAGACCGCCGTGGTCTACGGGCGCATCGGCACCTCGGTGCAAGCGCACGGCGTGACTTGCCAGTGGCTCATACAGTTGTTGAACCTGGTGACGGGCAATCTGGATCGCCCCGGTGGTCTGATGTTCACCTCGCCCGCGGTCGATCCGCTCGGCATCCTCCGGCTGTCCGAGCCGGGCACCGTCGGACAATGGCGAAGCCGCGTGCAGGGCCTGCCCGAATTTTGCGGCGAGCTCCCGGTCGCGGTGCTGGGCGAGGAGATCCGCACGCCGGGCGAGGGGCAGGTCCGTGCACTCCTGACGGTGGCCGGAAATCCCGCCCTGTCGATGCCGGGCGGACCGGCACTCGATCGGGCGCTCGCGGGGTTGGACTTCATGGTCAGCGTCGATCTCTATCTGAACGAGACGACTCGCCATGCCGACATCATCCTGCCGCCCTTGTCGCCGCTGGAGCGCGAACACTTTGATCTCGTCTTCAACATCCTCGCGATCCGCAACGTCGCCAAGTGGTCCGCACCCGTGCTCACGCCGCCGGCCGGTGCCTTGGGCGATTGGGAAATCTTGAGTGGCCTGCACCGCCGACTTGCCGAGGGCCGGCGGCAGCGGGCGATGGCGGCGCTCCTCGGGCGCCTCGGGCCGCGTCGCCTGCTCGCGTTGGCCCTGCAGATCGAGGCGCGCGGTGCCGGGCTCTTGCCGTTCTCCGGTCGTCTTACCTTCAGGCGTCTCGAGGCGGCCGTGCACGGCGTCGACCTTGGGCCGTTGGAGCCGCGGTTGCCCGCCAGGCTGCGCACGGTGGAAAAGCGGATCGATGCCGCTCCAGCGGGTTTCATCGCGGACCTTGCGCGGCTCGACCCCTTCCGCCAGCCGTCCGCGGCCGAGGGGCTGGATCTCCAGCTCATCGGTCGACGTAGCCTGCTCAGCAACAATTCCTGGATGCACAACCTGCCGCGCCTGATGGCTGGAGCGGATCGCTGCACCCTGCTGATGCACCCCGTCGACGCCGCCGCGCGCGGGTTGAGCAATGGTGGGCTCGCCCGGGTCCGTTCGGCCTACGGAGTCGTCGAGGTGCCGGTCGAGGTCACCGATGCCGTGATGCCAGGGGTCGTGAGCCTGCCGCATGGTTTCGGCCATGACCACGAGGGTACGCGGTTGTCGGTTGCGGCCGCTCGGCCCGGGGTGAACGTCAATCGGTTGATCGACCCGCGGGCGATCGACCCGGTTGGTACCACGTCCGTACTCACTGGTACCGCGGTAGCCGTCTCGGCCCTAGGCCGAGGGCGCCTGTCTTCTTCTCGGCGTGGCCACAGGGCGTAG
- a CDS encoding YncE family protein, with the protein MDKSIIKANFRTIDFDNKKKLNSVLFYGCVRNSLRTHTYFIVDLWNSKCHVVELNNLYTLRNFYKCLTIVARNNHKQYESFRLLRTLLQDSTYTIKQYGLLVGANIPHHVRYIGGRRFWVGNVGTHNALICDLDKRQVTSVVPAEEDVLLGPQVSYDAKTGEVFFVTYEVKGHLQMSLVDPQFKNRFSIKKWNQETGEITTVWTDEINCLLLDGFRVTADQSYAIFSDLRFALDDECQFDPNSIYVVDLKTKKTWEIPGLKASAHVEPDPDDPNVFYVSEHQIGIVVRDQVTEEDVAKNKDVTLIAKLKFVTKEIGGVVGVASILKYRMTPEGPELLGRYSDGQNFVRATWHFAFKNKGRKYIATISSPYIMIIDAETMTLYKKIDTGIKPLYGLQVSEDGEQFYCNSFFDFYIVDFDTGEVQTSCNFQKRREGRVFHVSAHTIRADNFW; encoded by the coding sequence ATGGATAAGAGCATTATCAAGGCAAATTTTCGGACCATCGACTTTGACAATAAGAAGAAGCTGAATTCCGTTCTGTTTTATGGGTGCGTGCGTAACTCTCTGAGGACGCATACTTATTTTATCGTCGATCTATGGAATTCAAAATGTCATGTCGTCGAGTTGAACAACCTCTATACACTGAGAAATTTCTACAAGTGTCTGACGATAGTCGCGCGTAATAACCACAAGCAATACGAATCTTTTCGCCTGCTGAGAACCCTGTTGCAGGATAGCACCTATACGATCAAGCAGTATGGGTTGCTGGTCGGTGCCAATATTCCCCACCACGTTAGATACATCGGCGGCCGGCGATTCTGGGTCGGCAACGTGGGTACGCACAATGCGTTGATCTGCGATCTGGACAAGCGGCAGGTCACTTCGGTCGTCCCAGCCGAGGAGGACGTTCTTCTGGGTCCTCAGGTCTCTTACGACGCGAAGACCGGCGAAGTCTTTTTCGTTACCTACGAGGTCAAAGGCCATCTGCAGATGAGCCTGGTCGATCCGCAATTCAAGAATCGGTTCTCGATCAAGAAGTGGAATCAGGAGACAGGCGAGATCACCACGGTTTGGACCGACGAAATCAACTGCCTGCTGCTCGACGGCTTTCGGGTGACGGCCGATCAGTCCTATGCCATCTTCAGCGATCTGCGCTTCGCACTCGACGATGAATGTCAGTTCGACCCGAATTCGATCTATGTCGTCGATCTGAAAACCAAGAAGACATGGGAGATTCCGGGCCTCAAGGCCTCTGCCCATGTCGAACCAGATCCTGACGATCCAAACGTCTTCTATGTCTCGGAGCATCAGATCGGCATCGTCGTCAGAGACCAGGTCACCGAGGAGGATGTCGCGAAGAACAAGGATGTCACGCTGATCGCTAAACTGAAATTCGTTACCAAGGAGATCGGCGGGGTCGTGGGCGTGGCGTCGATATTGAAATACCGCATGACGCCGGAGGGGCCCGAATTGTTGGGTAGATATAGCGACGGCCAGAATTTCGTCAGGGCCACCTGGCATTTTGCTTTCAAGAATAAGGGCAGAAAGTATATTGCGACCATCTCGTCTCCCTATATCATGATCATCGATGCGGAGACGATGACTCTTTACAAGAAGATCGACACCGGCATCAAGCCATTGTATGGCTTGCAGGTATCCGAAGATGGTGAACAGTTCTACTGCAATTCCTTTTTTGATTTCTACATCGTGGATTTCGATACTGGCGAGGTACAGACCAGTTGCAATTTTCAAAAGAGACGCGAAGGTCGTGTCTTCCACGTCTCAGCCCATACGATACGAGCGGACAATTTTTGGTGA
- a CDS encoding translation initiation inhibitor, yjgF family protein, with translation MEYIVDTDALGGNAVDYVYDNDLIVLQERIVSPAGKLNLVRPVSDNPLVIVNDDSLPVQRSMITAQKAGVDSFKQLDNGVMLMSQDIRLLFSYPFLTGKDVSFDSFNEVYGGLDDLLRQTGFKETDIVRTWFLVKDILRDYDLLNAVRDEWFATWFNDDHFIPASTGIQSHINHDGHFSMEFLAVDGDGITVEQMHCALQNEPIEYDKMFSRGILLSMPKSRIALISGTASTNKQGEVKFRDDIDRQFQYTLDSIEDLLNGVGMGFENIAQSMMWLKHGGDHAVCLDIAERNGFPMERCVQLLDCNVCRDEWLCEIEVTAIDNGS, from the coding sequence TTGGAGTATATCGTCGATACCGACGCCCTCGGCGGCAATGCGGTCGATTACGTTTACGACAATGACTTGATCGTGTTGCAGGAAAGGATCGTTTCCCCTGCCGGTAAACTCAATTTGGTGCGGCCCGTAAGCGACAATCCATTGGTCATCGTCAATGACGACAGTTTGCCCGTTCAGCGCTCGATGATCACTGCGCAAAAGGCCGGTGTAGACTCATTTAAGCAGTTGGATAATGGCGTCATGCTCATGTCGCAAGACATCCGCTTGCTGTTCAGCTATCCATTTTTAACGGGAAAAGATGTCTCGTTCGACTCCTTCAACGAGGTGTATGGCGGGTTGGATGATTTGCTTCGGCAAACGGGCTTCAAAGAGACCGATATCGTCAGGACCTGGTTTCTCGTCAAGGATATTCTGCGTGACTACGACCTGTTGAATGCCGTCCGGGACGAGTGGTTCGCGACATGGTTCAACGACGACCATTTCATTCCCGCGAGTACCGGGATCCAGAGTCACATCAATCACGATGGCCACTTTTCGATGGAGTTCCTGGCGGTCGATGGCGACGGTATCACCGTGGAGCAAATGCACTGCGCGCTTCAGAACGAGCCGATCGAGTACGACAAGATGTTCAGCCGCGGTATCCTGCTGTCGATGCCGAAGAGCAGGATCGCACTGATCAGCGGAACCGCCTCGACGAATAAGCAGGGCGAGGTGAAATTCCGCGACGATATTGATCGGCAGTTTCAATATACGCTGGATTCGATCGAGGATTTGCTCAATGGCGTGGGCATGGGCTTCGAGAATATCGCCCAGTCGATGATGTGGCTCAAACATGGCGGGGATCATGCGGTTTGTCTCGATATTGCGGAGCGGAACGGTTTTCCAATGGAGCGGTGTGTGCAACTGCTCGACTGCAATGTCTGTCGCGACGAGTGGCTCTGCGAAATCGAGGTGACAGCGATCGATAACGGCAGCTGA